From Mya arenaria isolate MELC-2E11 chromosome 12, ASM2691426v1, the proteins below share one genomic window:
- the LOC128212549 gene encoding transmembrane protein 128-like: METQTNTVQSKQQQIHRRVQQKIAGQYLDHVDPDGVFVREFFPEKLAEFKQIDSDTKKKFDIQHRKYRKSESAYSIQNVCWLIASMAVFYYTDFYRAVLYDPRILRLWFNVGVVLVGVNICIALFLIVYLSFIKKVHSDEWESRYPAAIPVASAAFVVGGIFMTVGLWPVWGIFTPAILIVFLMGFVVLIAMMPNF, encoded by the exons ATGGAGACCCAAACAAACACAGTACAAAGTAAACAACAGCAAATTCACAGACGAGTACAGCAGAAAATTGCCGGACAATATTTGGATCATGTAGACCCAG ATGGTGTATTTGTTCGGGAATTCTTCCCAGAAAAGCTAGCAGAATTCAAACAGATTGACAGTGACACAAAGAAGAAGTTTGATATTCAACACAGGAAATACAGAAAGTCTGAGTCAGCGTACAGTATACAG AATGTCTGCTGGCTGATTGCATCTATGGCTGTGTTTTACTACACAGACTTCTATCGAGCAGTATTATATGACCCCAGAATTCTCAG GCTGTGGTTTAATGTGGGCGTGGTCCTGGTGGGCGTTAACATCTGTATCGCCCTGTTCCTCATCGTCTACCTGTCCTTCATCAAGAAGGTCCACTCTGATGAATGGGAGAGTCG ATATCCTGCCGCCATACCAGTTGCCTCTGCTGCCTTTGTTGTTGGGGGCATTTT TATGACAGTTGGCTTGTGGCCCGTGTGGGGGATCTTCACTCCGGCCATCCTCATTGTTTTCCTCATGGGCTTTGTGGTGCTCATTGCCATGATGCCGAACTTCTGA